From Echinicola soli, a single genomic window includes:
- a CDS encoding SMP-30/gluconolactonase/LRE family protein, translated as MKKRNQLLMLLAASPVLFCQCGGEKKEQVQEEEITVVEEKVAPSMTLVWETPAELTTCESVLVDPSTGTIYVANIDGDAREHDGKGFISIISKDGEILEKEWVAGMDGPKGMGILDGKLYVTDIDDIVEIDIEKGEIINTYPVEGASFLNDLDVHGNKVYFSDMENGLIHVLEDGEISTLAEGQTNINGLRVDGNGILYGLDGEGLKRYSADGTPEVLNSTVTGGDGLIILGEGNYLASRWAGEVWIIQGDSETKLLDTKDVQSNTADIGYLEEENLVLVPTFMKNKVAAYKLSY; from the coding sequence ATGAAAAAACGCAATCAATTATTAATGCTATTGGCCGCTTCACCGGTGCTTTTTTGCCAATGTGGCGGTGAAAAGAAAGAGCAGGTTCAGGAAGAGGAAATCACTGTGGTGGAGGAAAAAGTAGCACCAAGTATGACCTTGGTCTGGGAAACACCGGCAGAACTCACCACCTGTGAGTCCGTGTTGGTGGATCCGTCCACAGGTACCATATACGTGGCCAATATTGATGGGGACGCCCGGGAGCATGATGGTAAAGGGTTTATATCCATTATTTCGAAGGATGGTGAAATACTGGAAAAAGAATGGGTGGCCGGAATGGACGGGCCCAAAGGTATGGGTATTCTGGACGGAAAGCTCTATGTGACGGATATCGATGATATCGTAGAGATCGATATCGAAAAAGGTGAAATTATAAATACGTATCCTGTGGAGGGAGCGAGTTTTTTGAACGACTTAGATGTGCATGGCAATAAAGTTTATTTCTCTGATATGGAAAATGGATTGATCCATGTATTGGAAGACGGCGAGATCAGTACTTTGGCAGAGGGTCAGACAAATATCAATGGCCTGCGAGTGGATGGCAATGGCATCCTGTATGGACTCGATGGTGAAGGGCTGAAGAGATACTCAGCCGATGGAACCCCAGAAGTACTGAACAGTACCGTGACAGGTGGTGATGGATTGATCATCTTGGGAGAAGGAAATTACTTGGCCAGCAGATGGGCAGGTGAAGTATGGATCATCCAAGGTGACAGCGAGACCAAGCTCCTGGATACCAAGGATGTCCAGTCCAATACTGCTGATATTGGATACTTGGAGGAGGAGAATTTAGTGTTGGTACCTACCTTCATGAAGAATAAGGTGGCTGCGTATAAACTGAGTTATTGA
- a CDS encoding dipeptidase encodes MKQTFLPKASTFLLLAALSCNEKTTQVDYTTLSDEARLEAAKEIAHETIMVDGHVDLPYRMKVGGFTLQREILDVSERTEGGNFDFPRAKEGGLDAPFMSIYLPARYQQTGGAKTLADSLILMTKRLAETWPEKFAMAYGPDDIEANFKAGKVSLPMGMENGAGIEDDINNVAYFHEKGIRYITLTHGKDNLIGDSSYDTSRTHGGLTTFGEQVVKEMNRVGIMVDISHVSDDTFYDVMKLTDIPVIASHSSCRKYTPGFERNMDDEMIKLLGKKNGVIMINFGGSFIDGDYNERTAAVREHIVNWLAKNELSRSDSTAKAYIEKYTGENNVFPDVSLVADHIDHVVEIAGIDHVGFGSDFDGVGDSLPNGLKDVSMYPNLLAELLKRGYSKDDIEKICYKNVFRVWRAVEDAAKAS; translated from the coding sequence ATGAAACAAACATTTCTACCAAAAGCTAGTACCTTCTTGCTCCTCGCTGCACTTAGCTGTAATGAAAAAACGACCCAAGTAGATTATACCACCCTTTCAGACGAAGCAAGGCTTGAAGCAGCCAAGGAAATCGCCCATGAGACCATCATGGTGGACGGCCACGTAGACCTGCCCTATCGTATGAAAGTTGGCGGCTTTACCCTGCAGCGGGAAATTCTCGACGTATCAGAAAGAACAGAGGGGGGGAACTTTGATTTTCCCAGGGCGAAGGAAGGTGGTCTGGATGCTCCCTTTATGTCCATTTATCTGCCTGCCCGCTATCAGCAGACCGGTGGTGCAAAAACCTTAGCAGATTCGCTGATCCTAATGACCAAACGCCTAGCAGAAACATGGCCTGAAAAGTTTGCCATGGCCTACGGCCCCGATGATATTGAAGCCAATTTCAAAGCAGGAAAAGTCTCCCTTCCCATGGGCATGGAAAATGGTGCCGGCATTGAAGATGACATAAACAATGTGGCCTACTTTCATGAAAAGGGCATTCGATACATAACCCTTACTCACGGAAAGGACAACCTTATCGGTGACTCATCCTATGACACCAGCAGGACCCATGGCGGGCTCACTACATTTGGCGAGCAGGTGGTAAAAGAAATGAACCGTGTCGGCATCATGGTGGACATCTCGCATGTCTCGGATGACACATTTTACGATGTCATGAAATTAACGGATATACCGGTCATTGCCTCCCACAGCTCATGCAGAAAATATACTCCGGGATTTGAGCGGAACATGGATGATGAAATGATCAAACTACTGGGCAAGAAAAACGGCGTGATCATGATCAACTTTGGCGGAAGCTTCATCGACGGTGACTATAATGAAAGAACCGCGGCAGTACGCGAACATATCGTCAACTGGCTCGCAAAAAATGAGCTTAGCCGCTCTGACTCCACGGCCAAGGCGTACATCGAAAAATATACTGGGGAAAACAATGTCTTTCCAGACGTTAGCCTGGTGGCAGACCATATTGATCATGTCGTAGAAATCGCAGGCATTGACCATGTAGGCTTCGGATCGGACTTTGATGGAGTAGGCGATTCCCTCCCCAATGGTCTTAAAGATGTTTCCATGTATCCCAACTTGCTCGCTGAACTGCTCAAGAGAGGTTACAGCAAGGATGATATCGAAAAAATCTGCTACAAAAATGTCTTCCGCGTGTGGCGGGCCGTAGAAGACGCGGCAAAGGCTTCCTGA
- a CDS encoding M1 family metallopeptidase, translating to MKRELFGINRLRKYVNYFLTSMGIFLLLANDVFAQKDAGWMWGGQMDPLQEQFQVVHYSLDLEILPRIQGINAVMEMTYNPLGSLDTLRLDLISNYEVTRVESYGHSLDFDHRGDILDIYPDTVSRRVKIFYRGRPPVAENPPWSGGFTWSEDNEGNHWVGLSCQHEGAKVFMPCLDHPSSKASNGVDLYIKVPFPYFVAANGRLLNQATSSGYNYFQWATSYPISNYNINFTMGRFFEGAEWYTSVDGSKIPMHAYVLSEHKEKAPGLLDVLKTSVETQEKFFGPYPFAKDKIAVVETPYLGMEHQTINAYGNNFQYTQVGTTAFDWLLHHELGHEWWGNKVSVADWKDFWIHEGICSYGDMLFYQEHGGQNAYLEKAADTRTQIKNDQPLVKRGDISSAEAYHPDIYTKGAFVLHSLRFVLGDEVFFPMLKAFLQEDSFTYAHQVDTKDFVDFIEEYSGKDLEGFFDMYLYSTKLPKLKVKRKRKRRYDVRLSNIDFSLPVEIKTSDGIEVVELSRDAVRIKSDEKIVVDPNGWYLFDE from the coding sequence ATGAAAAGAGAGTTATTCGGAATCAATAGGTTGAGAAAGTATGTAAATTACTTTTTGACCAGTATGGGCATTTTTTTGCTTTTGGCAAATGATGTGTTTGCACAGAAGGATGCAGGCTGGATGTGGGGAGGGCAAATGGATCCGCTCCAAGAGCAATTTCAGGTGGTACATTATTCGCTGGACCTGGAGATTCTTCCTCGCATCCAAGGTATCAATGCCGTGATGGAAATGACTTACAATCCTTTGGGATCCCTGGACACACTTAGGCTAGACTTGATTTCCAATTATGAAGTAACCAGGGTGGAAAGCTACGGCCATTCACTGGATTTTGACCATCGTGGTGATATATTGGACATTTATCCAGATACAGTCTCCCGGCGCGTCAAGATTTTTTACAGGGGAAGACCGCCCGTCGCGGAAAATCCCCCATGGTCCGGCGGCTTCACTTGGTCAGAGGACAATGAAGGAAATCATTGGGTAGGACTTTCCTGTCAGCATGAAGGAGCTAAGGTTTTCATGCCCTGCTTGGACCATCCATCCAGTAAGGCTAGCAATGGCGTGGATCTCTATATTAAAGTGCCCTTTCCGTACTTCGTAGCGGCTAATGGACGATTATTAAATCAGGCCACCAGTTCCGGATATAATTATTTCCAATGGGCGACCTCCTATCCGATTAGCAACTATAATATCAATTTTACCATGGGGCGTTTTTTTGAAGGGGCCGAGTGGTATACCTCGGTAGATGGTAGTAAAATTCCGATGCATGCTTATGTGCTGAGTGAGCACAAGGAAAAAGCACCGGGGCTATTGGATGTACTGAAAACGAGTGTGGAGACGCAGGAAAAGTTTTTTGGCCCTTATCCATTTGCAAAGGATAAGATCGCGGTGGTGGAGACACCGTATTTAGGAATGGAACACCAGACGATCAATGCCTACGGCAATAACTTCCAATATACTCAAGTGGGTACTACGGCCTTTGATTGGCTCTTGCACCATGAGCTTGGACATGAATGGTGGGGAAATAAAGTGTCGGTGGCAGACTGGAAGGACTTTTGGATCCATGAAGGGATATGCTCTTATGGTGATATGCTGTTTTACCAAGAACATGGAGGACAGAACGCTTATTTGGAGAAAGCTGCAGATACGAGAACACAGATCAAAAATGATCAGCCGCTGGTAAAAAGAGGGGACATTAGCAGTGCTGAGGCCTATCACCCGGATATTTACACAAAAGGAGCCTTTGTGTTGCATTCGCTTAGGTTTGTGCTGGGAGATGAGGTGTTCTTTCCTATGCTAAAGGCATTTTTGCAAGAAGATAGCTTTACTTACGCACATCAGGTCGATACTAAAGACTTTGTGGATTTCATAGAGGAATATTCAGGAAAAGACCTCGAAGGTTTTTTTGACATGTACCTTTACTCTACCAAGCTGCCCAAGCTAAAGGTGAAGCGCAAGCGGAAAAGGCGCTATGATGTGCGCTTGAGCAATATTGATTTTAGCCTGCCCGTGGAAATCAAAACCTCTGATGGTATTGAGGTGGTGGAGTTGTCACGGGATGCTGTGAGAATTAAGAGTGATGAGAAGATCGTAGTGGATCCGAATGGCTGGTATCTTTTTGATGAATAG
- a CDS encoding porin has translation MSFWKSFLFFLLTFCTWLSLVYPQLGYTAPFRQDTTIENQSRFGLFKKDHGKHKATIENTVESHKEMNRDTSWLKVGGALRLNTIYAIYEGQTFPLGTNSRNEWTWDTWRINVDSYSDGLQFAFEYRFYPTFNTHFVKYGWIGYRFSKKYNLQLGITQVPFGLLTYASHSWWFQVPYYLGLEDDHQIGLNLTHNRDNWTFNLAYFPLSEPRGTNDPAFGEYSTARYSYDVVPIEGNSNIERNQLNLRANYHLDDWKIGGSFQVMEIYNQQTTNRGNQLAAALHAEWTKVPWNFKTEVIYYGYNDVRDDDGRLLNSVQMGAYGFGTYDVASEAIVYVIGLAHDFPVSWGPISNVQVYNDYSLIQKFGEMSINGVLTPFQKTQQNVLGALITAGKIYTYVDAAMGYNHSWISDAFGGNSMGPGRGVNYKAPVSDNNPIDPNPGWNTRININIGYYF, from the coding sequence ATGTCATTTTGGAAATCATTTCTATTCTTTCTGCTCACCTTCTGCACATGGTTGTCTTTGGTCTATCCTCAGCTTGGCTATACTGCACCATTCCGACAGGACACAACCATTGAAAACCAATCTCGCTTTGGACTTTTCAAGAAAGATCACGGCAAGCACAAGGCCACTATAGAAAATACCGTGGAATCCCACAAAGAAATGAACCGCGACACATCATGGCTAAAAGTTGGTGGCGCGCTCCGCTTAAACACGATCTATGCGATCTACGAAGGACAAACATTCCCTTTGGGCACCAATTCCAGAAATGAATGGACCTGGGATACCTGGAGGATCAATGTCGACTCTTACTCAGACGGCCTCCAATTTGCCTTTGAGTATCGCTTCTATCCCACATTCAATACCCATTTTGTCAAATACGGCTGGATTGGCTACCGTTTTTCAAAAAAATATAACCTCCAATTAGGCATTACCCAAGTTCCTTTTGGCCTACTGACGTATGCCTCGCATAGTTGGTGGTTTCAGGTTCCCTATTACTTGGGACTGGAAGATGACCATCAGATAGGACTTAACCTGACACATAACCGGGACAACTGGACCTTTAACCTTGCCTATTTCCCCTTATCCGAGCCCAGAGGCACCAATGATCCTGCTTTTGGGGAATATTCTACTGCGCGCTATTCTTACGATGTGGTTCCCATTGAGGGGAATAGTAATATCGAACGCAACCAGCTAAACCTTCGGGCCAATTATCACTTGGACGACTGGAAAATTGGCGGTTCCTTTCAAGTAATGGAGATCTACAATCAGCAAACCACCAATCGCGGCAACCAGCTTGCTGCTGCCCTTCACGCCGAATGGACCAAGGTACCGTGGAACTTTAAAACTGAAGTTATCTATTACGGTTATAATGATGTAAGGGATGATGACGGCAGGTTGCTGAACAGTGTCCAGATGGGCGCTTATGGGTTTGGAACCTATGACGTGGCAAGCGAAGCAATCGTCTATGTCATAGGATTGGCGCATGATTTCCCTGTAAGCTGGGGGCCTATTTCCAATGTCCAAGTGTACAATGACTATAGTTTAATCCAGAAATTTGGAGAAATGTCAATCAATGGTGTTTTAACACCCTTTCAGAAAACACAACAAAATGTCCTGGGTGCCCTGATTACTGCCGGCAAAATCTACACCTACGTTGACGCAGCCATGGGCTATAATCACTCTTGGATCAGTGATGCATTTGGAGGCAACTCAATGGGCCCCGGCAGAGGAGTAAATTACAAAGCTCCCGTATCGGACAACAATCCCATTGATCCGAATCCGGGCTGGAATACACGAATTAACATTAATATAGGGTACTATTTCTAA
- a CDS encoding BCCT family transporter, producing the protein MLKKYFDVHAPVFWPASILIIIFITVTLIVGEPMEKAFDAIKFFITDKTGWLFIIAINIFIVFCFYLAFSKYGNIRLGGKDAETEFSTSAWFAMLFSAGMGIGLLFWGVAEPVSHYAKPPYGEPFSIASAQRGMNLTFLHWGFHAWAIYAVVALSLAFFTFNRKLPLTIRSIFYPILGDRIYGWIGDVIDIMAVLATLFGLATSLGFGVRQINGGLNYLFGLDISVNVQVLLICGITLMATISVFSGLDKGVRFLSEWNVRIAAALLIFVLIAGPTVYILRGFVQNLGNYLNQFIAVSTWTEAYRANEWQGTWTIFYWAWWVSWSPFVGMFIARISKGRTIREFILGVLLVPALLTFFWLTAMGGSAIFMDMQNETHEFASAIIKDESTALFVFLHEFPLSTLGSGIGVLLVMSFFVTSSDSGSLVIDSITAGGKLDAPVGQRIFWALTEGAVAAVLLIGGGLTALQTATITTGLPFLIILLIMCYSLFKGLQKEHARKETLKQDINRKNYEKNLTEIIKKNLPKDTPK; encoded by the coding sequence ATGCTAAAAAAATATTTTGATGTACACGCACCAGTTTTCTGGCCAGCATCCATACTGATCATTATCTTTATTACCGTGACATTGATCGTGGGGGAGCCAATGGAAAAAGCCTTTGATGCGATAAAGTTCTTTATCACGGACAAGACGGGGTGGCTTTTTATCATAGCCATCAATATTTTTATTGTATTCTGTTTCTACCTGGCCTTTAGTAAATACGGCAACATCAGACTGGGCGGCAAAGACGCCGAAACGGAATTTTCGACCTCCGCATGGTTTGCCATGCTCTTCAGTGCGGGGATGGGAATCGGCCTTCTATTCTGGGGAGTGGCCGAGCCAGTTTCCCATTACGCAAAACCTCCTTATGGAGAACCCTTTAGCATCGCCTCTGCCCAACGCGGCATGAACCTTACCTTTCTGCACTGGGGATTCCATGCATGGGCCATCTATGCGGTAGTAGCCCTTTCATTGGCATTTTTCACCTTTAACAGAAAACTCCCGCTCACCATCCGCTCGATCTTCTATCCCATTTTGGGCGACCGCATCTATGGTTGGATTGGCGATGTCATTGACATCATGGCGGTACTGGCTACTTTATTTGGCCTGGCCACCTCCTTGGGATTTGGGGTGAGACAGATTAATGGCGGACTAAATTATCTTTTCGGATTGGACATTTCAGTGAACGTTCAGGTCTTGCTGATCTGTGGCATCACCCTCATGGCTACGATCTCGGTATTTTCTGGACTGGACAAAGGCGTTCGCTTCCTTAGTGAATGGAACGTCCGAATTGCCGCTGCCCTTTTGATTTTTGTATTAATAGCTGGACCTACAGTGTATATTTTGAGGGGATTTGTCCAGAATCTTGGAAATTACCTTAACCAATTTATCGCTGTATCCACCTGGACGGAAGCATATCGTGCCAATGAATGGCAAGGAACCTGGACCATATTTTACTGGGCATGGTGGGTTTCTTGGTCACCTTTTGTAGGAATGTTTATCGCTCGTATCTCAAAGGGAAGGACTATTAGAGAGTTTATTTTAGGGGTACTTTTAGTACCGGCCTTACTGACATTCTTCTGGCTTACCGCTATGGGGGGAAGTGCCATCTTTATGGACATGCAAAACGAAACCCACGAATTTGCGAGCGCCATCATCAAGGATGAATCGACAGCCTTATTTGTTTTTCTTCATGAGTTTCCGCTCAGTACCCTTGGCTCAGGTATCGGGGTGTTATTGGTCATGAGCTTCTTTGTCACTTCTTCTGACTCTGGATCACTGGTTATCGATAGCATTACAGCAGGAGGAAAACTGGATGCTCCCGTAGGACAGCGGATCTTTTGGGCACTTACAGAAGGTGCCGTGGCAGCTGTTTTGCTGATTGGCGGCGGTCTGACAGCGCTCCAGACGGCTACTATCACCACAGGTTTGCCGTTTTTGATCATCCTACTAATCATGTGCTATAGCCTCTTTAAAGGGCTTCAGAAAGAACACGCGCGAAAAGAAACCCTAAAACAGGACATCAACCGGAAAAACTATGAAAAAAACCTCACTGAAATCATCAAAAAGAACCTCCCTAAAGACACGCCAAAATGA
- a CDS encoding universal stress protein translates to MKNLNNIALCVDLTDMDNLLLSYIKKLDDAFDFKSLTVLHLIELEELPDNIQSLLPNLGKSIIQMIESEIQEKVDSVFDSNSNIKIHIHSGGNVEDFANYIDSQKFDLLLMGKKSSHFGAGILSGRLARLTSCDTLFLPEIAVPTFDNISLALDFSSYSEKLLQIGTNLSKKVNGELHPIHVIKIGMQYFPYIKNYQKISEELEKEALKSYKKLQKQYGLSSPLTIIKDNEQHISRLIYNNAVLTSANLILVGNKGKKDEGDLLIGSVAEQLIAYDKNLPVWIVK, encoded by the coding sequence ATGAAAAACCTAAATAACATAGCGCTCTGCGTCGACCTGACTGATATGGACAACCTGCTATTGAGCTATATCAAAAAACTGGATGATGCCTTTGATTTTAAAAGCCTTACCGTCCTCCACCTTATTGAACTGGAGGAGCTCCCCGACAATATCCAATCTCTCCTTCCCAATCTGGGGAAAAGTATCATTCAGATGATCGAATCTGAGATCCAAGAAAAGGTGGACAGTGTTTTTGATAGCAACAGCAACATTAAAATCCATATACACAGTGGTGGCAATGTGGAAGATTTTGCAAATTATATTGATTCCCAAAAATTCGATTTACTGCTGATGGGCAAAAAAAGCAGTCACTTCGGCGCGGGCATCCTAAGCGGCAGGCTGGCCCGATTGACCTCCTGTGACACATTATTTTTGCCAGAAATCGCTGTGCCCACTTTTGACAATATTTCCTTGGCATTGGATTTCAGTTCCTATTCTGAAAAACTTCTGCAGATAGGCACCAACCTATCTAAAAAAGTCAACGGTGAACTTCACCCTATCCATGTGATCAAGATCGGAATGCAGTATTTTCCCTATATCAAAAACTACCAAAAGATCAGTGAGGAGCTGGAAAAAGAAGCCTTAAAATCCTACAAAAAACTGCAAAAGCAGTATGGACTGTCCAGCCCCTTGACCATTATCAAAGACAATGAACAACACATTAGCCGACTGATCTATAACAATGCCGTCCTTACTTCGGCAAATTTGATCCTCGTGGGAAACAAAGGGAAAAAGGATGAGGGCGACCTCCTGATCGGCAGTGTGGCAGAGCAACTGATCGCCTATGACAAAAATCTCCCGGTATGGATCGTTAAATAA
- a CDS encoding UPF0158 family protein, translating to MLKLTEKEIAAIANYLLKGKVCYYQEDKKIIHHLPDEEENFNENLTPEEEDLLDEIDAEPMNYAEFVKMEPAQESLLMDQFAERFVESKSFQEDLYDALTKSKAMERFTFLIEESNTYKQKWLDYRLQKYKDWVMEQVDSYNTLED from the coding sequence ATGCTTAAACTAACAGAAAAAGAAATTGCCGCCATTGCCAATTATTTATTAAAGGGCAAGGTTTGCTATTATCAGGAGGACAAAAAAATCATTCATCACCTTCCCGACGAGGAGGAAAACTTCAATGAGAACCTGACTCCTGAAGAAGAGGATCTGCTGGATGAAATTGATGCAGAGCCGATGAACTATGCAGAATTCGTGAAGATGGAACCTGCCCAGGAATCGCTCTTAATGGATCAATTTGCTGAACGGTTTGTGGAGAGCAAGTCCTTTCAGGAAGACCTTTATGACGCACTCACCAAAAGTAAGGCCATGGAGAGATTTACCTTTCTAATCGAGGAATCAAACACCTATAAGCAGAAGTGGCTTGATTATCGCCTTCAGAAATATAAAGACTGGGTGATGGAGCAAGTGGATAGCTATAACACCCTGGAAGATTAA
- a CDS encoding Rossmann-like and DUF2520 domain-containing protein: MGKYNIAVIGTGNVAWHLAPALENAGHTITEIYSRDTHRAEKIVNQLYTAEVKTDLDFSESKAQVYIIAVSDTAIGQIADGIILPEDSILVHTSGSMPLDTLNYSSASYTGIFYPLQSFSKSRPIDIDEVPFLLESDDQETLQCLKKLAKSLSPNCYVVKSKDRKALHIAAVFASNFTNHMIRIAEEVMRRQGLDFGMLQPLIIEQISKTLEMGAKAAQTGPAVRGDLNVLDLHYQFLNYNDQVAEIYKIVSQDIIDAN; this comes from the coding sequence ATGGGAAAGTACAATATAGCAGTGATTGGCACAGGGAATGTCGCTTGGCATTTGGCACCGGCATTGGAAAATGCAGGACATACCATCACCGAAATCTATAGCAGAGATACTCACCGGGCCGAAAAAATCGTGAATCAGCTTTATACTGCTGAAGTCAAAACCGACCTTGATTTTTCTGAAAGCAAAGCTCAGGTGTACATTATTGCTGTCAGTGATACGGCCATCGGCCAGATAGCAGATGGAATTATTTTACCGGAAGACAGCATTCTCGTACACACTTCAGGAAGTATGCCATTGGATACACTAAATTATAGTTCGGCCAGCTATACAGGGATATTTTATCCTTTGCAGAGTTTTAGCAAGTCACGTCCAATAGACATAGATGAGGTTCCTTTTCTCTTGGAATCTGATGACCAAGAGACCCTTCAATGCCTCAAAAAGCTCGCTAAAAGCCTTTCGCCCAATTGCTATGTTGTGAAGTCCAAAGATCGAAAGGCACTGCATATAGCTGCAGTGTTTGCAAGCAACTTTACCAATCATATGATCAGAATAGCAGAAGAAGTCATGCGGCGGCAGGGATTGGACTTTGGGATGTTGCAGCCGCTCATCATCGAGCAAATCAGCAAGACCCTGGAAATGGGAGCAAAAGCTGCCCAAACGGGACCTGCCGTTCGAGGTGATTTAAATGTCTTGGATCTCCACTACCAATTTCTAAATTATAATGATCAGGTAGCCGAAATCTACAAGATTGTTTCACAGGATATAATCGATGCCAATTGA
- a CDS encoding IS4 family transposase codes for MGKQRERSFFERNLTTRKSFSFSEDFLKLLKNNIENGLTRDRFRTTNKAFVRQRCLGFTDLIYFMLGLGKSSVQQELDDFFSDKLVSCSKGAFSQQRSKLNPKVFTWLNGKQCSFYYNKASHVRRWKGFRLIGIDGSTLQLPYSKELAKGFGQFETRTENGRKVVLARVSQAYDVLNQISIDAKIKHYRTSELSLCESHLPCLGQGDLLIMDRAYAAFWLMPSLVQQQKSFVIRVKANRWKQAKAFLASTQKQQLIEVSPSKEAIYRCKERNISTEALKLRLVRVPIESGEDHILVTNLVDHKKYPVKEIRELYRKRWPVEESFKLLKTRAELENLSGKTARAVLQDFNSIILRANLSNILSKTLTKKGVDYCNKKRKNTYQINRTQAYRKTKPILDQLNKGIDKIIGKISDYAFKLLLQLEIVRPNRSVPRIKRYSARPSNFITYKP; via the coding sequence TTGGGTAAGCAAAGGGAGCGTAGTTTTTTTGAAAGAAATCTGACAACGAGAAAGTCCTTTTCCTTTTCGGAGGACTTTTTAAAACTATTAAAAAACAATATAGAAAATGGATTGACACGAGACAGGTTCCGTACGACTAACAAAGCATTTGTTCGCCAGCGGTGTTTGGGGTTTACTGATCTTATCTACTTTATGTTAGGTTTAGGTAAATCCAGTGTTCAGCAAGAGCTGGATGATTTTTTTTCGGATAAATTGGTCAGCTGTTCCAAAGGAGCTTTCAGTCAGCAGCGATCCAAACTAAACCCCAAGGTGTTTACCTGGCTGAATGGAAAACAATGTTCTTTTTATTATAATAAAGCCAGCCATGTCCGTAGATGGAAAGGTTTTCGGCTTATAGGTATTGACGGCAGTACTCTGCAGCTTCCTTACAGTAAAGAACTGGCAAAAGGTTTTGGCCAGTTCGAAACCCGGACTGAAAACGGCAGAAAAGTAGTCCTGGCCCGTGTTTCCCAAGCCTACGATGTACTCAATCAAATCAGCATAGATGCCAAAATCAAGCATTACAGGACAAGTGAACTTTCTCTCTGTGAAAGTCACCTTCCCTGTCTGGGGCAGGGAGACCTGCTTATAATGGATCGGGCCTATGCGGCCTTTTGGCTCATGCCCTCATTGGTTCAGCAACAAAAATCTTTTGTCATCAGGGTAAAGGCAAACAGGTGGAAACAGGCAAAGGCATTTTTAGCATCTACCCAAAAACAGCAGTTAATAGAGGTCTCCCCTTCCAAAGAGGCCATATACAGGTGTAAGGAAAGGAATATTTCTACTGAGGCACTCAAATTAAGACTGGTACGGGTACCGATTGAATCAGGAGAAGACCATATATTGGTAACCAACCTGGTTGACCATAAAAAGTACCCTGTCAAGGAAATCCGTGAGCTTTATAGGAAAAGATGGCCTGTTGAAGAGTCGTTCAAACTACTGAAAACCAGGGCGGAACTTGAAAACCTGAGCGGAAAGACGGCCAGGGCCGTTCTCCAAGATTTTAACAGCATCATTCTCAGGGCCAACTTGAGCAACATCCTCAGTAAAACACTTACCAAAAAAGGGGTTGACTACTGTAACAAAAAACGGAAAAATACTTATCAGATCAACAGAACCCAGGCTTATCGTAAAACCAAACCTATACTTGATCAACTGAACAAAGGGATCGACAAAATCATCGGAAAAATATCCGATTACGCTTTCAAACTATTGCTTCAGCTTGAAATAGTGCGGCCCAACAGGTCAGTTCCAAGAATAAAAAGGTATAGCGCTAGACCCAGCAATTTTATAACTTATAAACCTTAA